From the genome of Desulfovibrio porci, one region includes:
- a CDS encoding CBS domain-containing protein — MSAATATLITCHANADFDAFAAMLAARHLYAPCVLLFPGSQERGLQKVYAGLDRAAYGFAEVADLHWEDFGRLVLVDTRQRSRVGHVVPLLERSGVRIEVWDHHPDSPDDMAADAVQLAQVGAVTSLLVQALRVRNTRLKPAEATLLGLGIYGDTGSFTYSSTTPEDFQAAAWLLSQGMDVNQINEMAAHELTSLHIQALNSLLESAHTYTINNTQVVLAEASMEHYLGDFAYLAHRLMEMEKFSVLFAIGIMGDRIQVVARSRSDAVNVGDICAELGGGGHAYAASASIRSMTIHEVRETILRRLYDQANPDKTAREYMSSPAVGIESASSIREADELMLHFGLKAVPVFRPGTRACVGLLDAQTASRASAHGLGSSPVEDYMQRRVHVLPPDASLKDLTAIIVDARQRLVPIVDGEKVVGVVTRTDLINVFADEPGSLLDRKSQNSKERNIGKLIQDRLPAEIRDLLHLAGQLGRKLGLPVYAVGGFVRDLLLDRPNQDIDLVVEGNGIALAKALAEELRGRVREHQKFLTSVVIFHDAKGAESRIDVATARLEYYEYPAALPTVELSSIKMDLFRRDFTINALAVRLDSTPFGQLVDFFGGQRDVKERVIRVLHTLSFVEDPTRCLRAVRFEQRYKFRIGAGAEKLIKNALSLKLMDRLSGPRLFSEYQHICDEADPPACFFRLDELGILRAISPHLALTPNRRDLLCRLREMLTWYRLLYFDEPAQAWLLYFLGLNLNLNYAETSAHFHRLGLPEVKKTEILGQREQMRAVRGKLETWQRQDDVGRTKVSVLCDLLRSISLECLLYIMASTDNPGLQKNLSRYITQWRREKADICGADLRRLGLAPGPLYGRILKAALEAKLDGEAPNAQSQLRLARKMLEGVPESGGKSCDRPMRKQSMLAP, encoded by the coding sequence GTGAGCGCCGCCACGGCAACCCTGATCACCTGCCACGCCAATGCGGATTTCGATGCCTTCGCGGCCATGCTGGCCGCGCGTCATCTCTATGCCCCCTGTGTGCTGCTTTTTCCCGGCAGCCAGGAGCGGGGGCTGCAAAAAGTTTATGCCGGTCTGGATCGCGCCGCCTACGGATTTGCCGAAGTCGCCGACCTGCATTGGGAGGATTTCGGCCGCCTGGTGCTGGTGGATACCCGTCAGCGCAGCCGCGTGGGCCATGTGGTTCCCCTGCTGGAGCGTTCCGGCGTGCGGATAGAGGTCTGGGATCACCACCCTGACTCGCCGGACGACATGGCGGCGGATGCGGTGCAACTGGCTCAGGTGGGCGCGGTGACCAGTCTGCTGGTTCAGGCGCTGCGGGTGCGGAACACGCGTCTGAAGCCCGCCGAAGCGACCCTGCTGGGGTTGGGCATTTACGGCGACACGGGCTCGTTTACCTATTCCTCCACCACGCCCGAGGACTTCCAGGCCGCCGCCTGGCTGCTGAGCCAGGGCATGGACGTCAATCAGATCAACGAGATGGCCGCCCATGAACTGACCAGCCTGCACATCCAGGCCCTGAACAGTCTGCTGGAGTCGGCGCATACCTATACTATCAATAACACGCAGGTGGTTCTGGCCGAAGCCTCCATGGAGCACTACCTGGGGGATTTCGCCTACCTGGCTCACCGGCTGATGGAAATGGAAAAATTTTCCGTGCTTTTCGCCATCGGCATCATGGGCGACCGCATCCAGGTGGTGGCGCGCAGCCGCAGCGACGCGGTGAACGTGGGCGACATCTGCGCCGAACTGGGCGGCGGCGGCCACGCCTACGCGGCCTCGGCCTCCATCCGTTCCATGACCATCCACGAGGTGCGTGAAACCATTCTGCGCCGCCTGTACGATCAGGCCAACCCGGACAAAACGGCGCGCGAATACATGTCGTCGCCGGCTGTGGGCATTGAATCCGCCTCCAGCATCCGCGAGGCCGACGAACTCATGCTCCATTTCGGCCTCAAGGCCGTGCCCGTGTTCCGGCCGGGCACGCGCGCCTGCGTGGGACTGCTGGACGCTCAGACCGCTTCGCGGGCCAGCGCGCACGGTCTGGGTTCCTCGCCGGTGGAGGACTACATGCAGCGACGCGTGCATGTCCTGCCGCCCGACGCCAGCTTGAAGGATCTCACCGCCATCATTGTGGACGCGCGCCAGCGCCTGGTGCCCATTGTGGACGGCGAAAAGGTGGTGGGCGTGGTCACGCGCACGGACCTGATCAATGTTTTTGCCGACGAACCGGGCAGCCTGCTGGACCGGAAAAGCCAGAACAGCAAGGAACGCAACATCGGCAAGCTCATTCAGGACCGCCTGCCGGCCGAAATCCGCGACCTGCTGCACCTGGCCGGGCAACTGGGCAGAAAGCTGGGCCTGCCCGTTTATGCCGTGGGCGGCTTTGTGCGTGATCTGCTGCTGGACAGGCCCAATCAGGATATCGACCTGGTGGTGGAGGGCAACGGCATCGCTCTGGCCAAGGCACTGGCGGAGGAATTGCGCGGGCGGGTGCGGGAACATCAGAAATTTCTGACGTCGGTGGTGATTTTTCACGACGCCAAGGGGGCCGAATCGCGTATCGATGTGGCCACGGCCCGTCTGGAATACTACGAATATCCGGCGGCTCTGCCCACGGTGGAGCTTTCTTCCATCAAGATGGACCTTTTCCGGCGTGATTTTACCATCAATGCCCTGGCAGTGCGCCTGGACAGCACGCCTTTCGGCCAGCTGGTGGACTTTTTCGGCGGCCAGCGCGACGTCAAGGAGCGCGTCATCCGCGTGCTGCATACCCTGAGCTTCGTGGAAGATCCCACCCGCTGCCTCCGGGCCGTGCGTTTCGAGCAGCGCTACAAGTTCCGCATCGGCGCAGGCGCGGAAAAACTGATTAAAAACGCGCTTTCCCTCAAGCTCATGGACCGCCTTTCCGGGCCGCGCCTGTTCAGCGAGTACCAGCATATCTGCGACGAGGCCGACCCGCCGGCCTGCTTTTTCCGTCTGGACGAGCTGGGCATTCTGCGGGCCATTTCGCCCCATCTCGCCCTGACGCCCAACAGGCGGGATCTGCTGTGCCGCCTGCGGGAAATGCTCACCTGGTATCGCCTGCTTTATTTCGACGAACCGGCGCAAGCCTGGCTGCTCTATTTCCTGGGGCTCAACCTTAACTTGAACTATGCGGAAACGTCGGCCCATTTTCACCGCCTGGGACTGCCGGAGGTCAAAAAGACGGAAATTCTGGGCCAGCGTGAACAAATGCGCGCCGTGCGCGGCAAACTGGAAACTTGGCAGCGTCAGGACGACGTCGGCCGGACCAAGGTCAGCGTCTTGTGCGATCTGCTGCGCTCCATTTCTCTGGAGTGTCTGCTGTACATCATGGCTTCAACGGATAATCCGGGCCTTCAGAAAAATCTTTCGCGTTACATTACCCAATGGCGGCGGGAAAAGGCCGACATCTGCGGAGCGGACCTGCGCCGCCTCGGGCTTGCTCCCGGACCACTCTATGGCCGCATTCTGAAAGCCGCTCTGGAGGCCAAGCTGGACGGCGAAGCCCCCAATGCCCAAAGCCAGCTCAGACTGGCCCGCAAGATGCTGGAAGGCGTGCCCGAAAGCGGCGGCAAAAGCTGTGATCGCCCCATGCGCAAGCAATCAATGCTTGCTCCCTGA
- a CDS encoding HIT family protein: protein MKQLWAPWRIEYILGPKPDACVFCLPATTEEDEERLVLYRGARAFVIMNKYPYNNGHIMVCPYRHVMALANLPVEDTHEIMDLVRRCTVILKEHFNCEGINVGLNQGQAAGAGIREHLHFHLVPRWNGDSSFMAVFDEVRTMPEHLNRTYTALRPYFCRGEETV, encoded by the coding sequence ATGAAACAACTTTGGGCGCCCTGGCGCATTGAATACATTCTCGGTCCCAAACCCGATGCCTGCGTGTTCTGTCTGCCTGCCACCACGGAAGAAGACGAGGAGCGTCTGGTGTTGTATCGCGGCGCGCGGGCGTTTGTGATCATGAACAAATACCCCTACAATAACGGCCACATCATGGTTTGTCCGTACCGGCATGTCATGGCTCTTGCCAACCTGCCCGTTGAGGACACCCATGAAATCATGGACCTGGTCCGGCGCTGCACTGTGATCCTCAAGGAACACTTTAACTGCGAAGGCATCAACGTGGGGCTCAACCAGGGACAGGCCGCCGGCGCGGGCATTCGCGAGCATCTGCATTTTCATTTGGTGCCGCGCTGGAACGGCGATTCCTCATTCATGGCCGTGTTTGACGAGGTGCGCACCATGCCGGAGCACCTCAACCGGACATATACGGCGTTGCGGCCTTATTTCTGTCGCGGAGAGGAAACGGTCTGA